The nucleotide sequence AATCAGAAGCAAGTTGTCTTATACAAGGTTGAGAAGCAGACATCggatgatttgaaaaatattctaGAATGTCATGCATGCCATCTAACATTTGCTGACAAGGACACAGATATGCAACACcagttgttgtttcatcaaagGAGTGTGAAGCGGCGTAGACTTGGCAAATCCATTGGGGACGGTGTCATCGTAAAAGATGGTAAATATGAATGCCAGTTTTGTCACAAGACTTTTAGTGAGATACATCGCTACAATGGGCATATTGGGGCTCATGTGAGATACCAAGGTCTGAGTGCTGAAGGACTGCCAGATATTATGACAAGAAAGATATTTAATCCATCCCCCTTAGTTGCAGTACTATATGGTTTCTCAGAGACTAATTTGGCTAAAGAGAATGAAGAAACTTGTAATGCAAAATCTGCTGATGAACTTCATGTTGATTCCTCTGAGTGCAGAATTGAGACCAAGAATCCTGAAATTGATCATAATGCAAAGTCTGGTGGTAGTAAAACTACTGAAGTAGCCTGCACAAGCATCTCTGTTGATGACCAAAATAATGATCATAATTTGACTAATTACAAGTCTGATGAGATTGTTCGGGAAAGAAATATCACAGATGACAAATCTGCTGCATGCATGGATGCCATATCTCCTTTTGTTGTTGATGTAAACAATGTGGCACAAAATTGCTCACGTTTTACCACTCGAGAAGCATCTACAAGCAATTATGTTGATGATCAGCCGAACAATATTGATATGATTGATTATAAATGTAAAGTTGTTGAGGCTAGTAGTGTTGAGGATCTCAAATGTAATGACAGCCAGGGTAATGATAGTGATGGAGGTGGTTATATATTAGAGGATATCATCGAGTCTAGCAATACCAAAGATGTCAAGCCTGACACATGCTTGGATGCCGTGTTTTCCCCTCCTAAAAATGGGGACATTGCAACCTGTGAAACTATGACTGAAATTGGTCCTTCCTCCACGAGCATTTCTGTTGACAACGTTAATGATTATCATATGACTGGCCACAAATCTGAGGAGGTTGTTGACATTAATAATGCCGTGGGTGTTAAACCTACTAATAATGAAATCGATCTTTCTTCATGTACTATGATTCCAGATATTGGAAAATATGGCACTGATGAGAAAGTCAACTCAGAAAGACATTTGCTAACCATATCAGGTAATGAATCATCTTATGGGATTGAGACTTTTGCAAATGATATTCTTTCTAGCTCCATGGAAGAAAACATTCTTGATGAACCTGATACATCTGGCAATGGGTTGAAAACTGAATTTGCAGGTTGCCATTCATTTTCTGACAAAGAACCGGTTACTGGGAATATAATGCCTGATGAATTTAATGCTTCCTGTACTGACACTACTTTTGTCAATGGGCACACTGGGGTGATTGAGACTGATGCACATCGTATGTTTGATATTGACATGAACGAATCTGTGCTTGAAGAAATGGATAAACCTGGTAATGTGCTGGAAACTTGCTTTGTTACTAGCAATGCTGGATGCGAAGAGGTTGTTCTGAGCAATGTTGTTGCGAACAATGATCGAACAAACTCCCTGCAGGGTAATGTGGCTGGCACATCATCATGGGTACATTCAGCTGATGGTGTCCCAATCGTTGATATGATCCCAGAACAGGTAAAGTTATTTCAAGCCTAGATGATAGTTGGGGAGAAATACACTCAGTAACCttcaaatttagaaaattcTTATAATAGCATCACGTTACAAACGACTGTCTTGACTGCAAAACCTTTTCATCTCGATGGTTATAACTATAGTTTTTTCGAGCACCAGCCATGCAGGAGAATTTGTGACTTACATCAAATTGGAAATTAAGTGGAAGCCATTTAGAGGTTCTGTACTTACAATATAACAGTCCCAGTTATTTAGATTTGATACGTCTACTTGTGTTCCTTAAACCTCACAAAAGCATGCATGCACACTGGTATAACCGATGTACACCCGTAGGCTCTGTAATTGTCTAGATGATGCCCGTGCCGGAGATGTCCAACCAGCACACAAGTGAGGTACCGATGTGTTTCACAAATGCTAGAACTATTTTAGTTATTTACTCTTTTCTGTTCTAGTATTGCTAAAGTGGGAAGtaagtttaatttaaaattgtaGGACACTTTTTaactcactcttttttttttcagaaaagtgctTTTAAGTTCTGAGGATATAGAGATCAGTAGAGCTGGTGCTTTTCTACTGATAGTGTTTGCTTTCAATGAATAACCAGGAACATTTTGGTGAAGTGCTACTTGTAATGATCAATAAAACTTATGATTATTTGATGATTTACCATGCACATTTGCATATGCAACACGTACTTGTGATGGAGTCTAATCTGTTTTTCGTGCCTTGTAGTTCTATATAGAAGCACCCACGTGTTATGTCTTTTTTTATGTTGTCACTCTGCTAGTAAACTATGGCTCCACTTTTATGTGAACATGTCGGAATAGGTGAACTCGTTTTTGATGCAAGTTTACTTGTAATAATCAATAAAACTTATGATTATTTGATGATTTACCATGCACATTAGCATATGCAACACATACTTGTGATGGAATCTAATCTGTTTTTCGTGCCTTGTAGTTCTATATAGAAGCACCCACGTGTTATGTCTTCTTTATGTTGTCACTCTGCTAGTAAACTATGGCTCCACTTTTATGCGAACATGTCAGAATAGGTGAACTCGTCTTTGATGCAAGTTTACTTGTAATGATCAATAAAACTTATGATTATTTGATGATTTACCATGTACATTTGCATATGCAACACATACTTGTGATGGAATCTAATCTGTTTTTCGTGCCTTGTAGTTCTATATAGAAGCACCCACGTGTTATGTCTTTTTTTATGTGGTCACTCTGCTAGTAAACTATGGCTCCACTTTTATGTGAACATGTCGGAATAGGTGAACTCGTCTTTGATGCAAGTCTAGGTGCATATCTCATTGCATATAATGCCAAGCCTCTATTCATTTCCTGATTCTATCTTGTTTTCTTGATTAGTATCCCAACATGGAGCTGTGGGACCAACAATGCTATGCTTCATCTTCATGTGGAGCGTACTTTTTAGATTCAGTGGTCCTAAATAGGTGCACTGTCTTGGATTTTGCTTGTTGGTTCATCTCTATAATATATGCTTTTGTCGTGGAACTGACAATAAGATGTTCGCCAATCGGCAATTGCCCACTGCTTTTCATGATGTTACTTCGAACCTCCTTTAGCAGGAAAAATGAATATTACTGTCAGCAGGAAAAATGAATATTACTGTCAGAGTAGAAATACAATACCATTGTTACATTGCctgctttctttgtttttctgttaAGCCTATGTTCCTTCTGGAGGATAATTTAGCACAAAAAAATGTTCTACTTTTATAGGTAGGATGATAGATATTGTCCTGGTTAAAtagggcttttttttttgggggggggggggaggggggtggtTTATAACAATCAATCAATAGGGCTTgtgatatataatttttttcgtCCATAAACGAAACTACCCCTCGCTCTTCCTCTTTTCCTCAGTTTCCGCTCTGAGTTCGACTCCTTTTCCTACCGGCAATCCGTTCCCACTCTGAGTTCTTTCCTATTTTCTCCTTGGACAAATTTGGCCACCGACATccctattttctctattttttcacTGTTAATGTGTCCCATCATTGGAAGAGGAAATCATTTTGCTCTCCTGTTCATCGCTCTTCTGCTCTTTCCGTACTTTCCTAGTTTCCCACCCTTATCAGTCGAAGTATCTTTCCAATAGTGGCTTCGACTTTCTTCTTCCGTAATTCGTAGTTTCCCACTCCAATTTTTCAAGTTCGACTCTATTTTTCCACCATTTTTTGGTGGAGAATTGGGACTCTACGACATTCCGTCGTCGGCTCTTCCAGAAGCTTTTTGTTAATGCTGTCGCCTTTGCCCAACTCACCAAATATGTCAATCGTTAcaacataattttttaaattttatatcaaACACCAAATTGTTATATAGTTTTCTATgtcatttgttttaaaatttagaaatggtcaaaatttaaaaaataatagatagAGAGGTTGAGATGGCGCATTTGACATATTTGTCATAAAAAAATCATGATAATCCTTCATTGATCGCTATTCAGTGCTATTCTGTTCTTTGTTACAATTATATAGATCATTCATTAATGCATGATGTTTTACTCAAATAtgtttttctaattttgaaatgatattattaaaatttatcgTTTGAATATAATTTGTGATGCAGACATCTAAGATGGCTCTAATTCAGAGGAGAGGCAAAGCACCTTCtgttggcttgaagaatatggTCAATGGAAGGTGCTACTTCAGTCACTTCGTCCATTTTACTGTCACCCTTGTCAAGTCTATGTCTCGGGAGCAAAAGGAAAGGGTGACCGGCACTCCATTTGGACACATGCTAGCTCTTCCATATATTAAGCAGAGTAGGCCAGTCCTagacacattgctttccttttgGGATGATAAGAAGGAGGGATTTTGGTTTGGTAAAGTGTTAGTGCCTTTTGTAGGGAGTGATTTTGCACTCATCCTTGGTTTGAGTGCCACAGGCAATGAGGTCCAACTGCATAAGGAGGGAAGGGTTAAGTCTGACCTCATCACCCGATTTTTTGAGGGTGACCATAAAAAAGCTGATAGAGATGcagtaaaaaataaattacaataTCTTGTTGGAAAGAGTGAAAAACAAGATGTAGAAGATTTCACCAAATTATGGGTTCTATATCTCTTTGTGACTATCCTCTTTCCATCCATACACTATTATATTCTTAAGGCATTATGTTCATATCTTGATGATTTAGACTGCTTAGGTTCATATAGTTGGGGTCTTGCCGTTTTTGCTTTTCTTCGCCAGCAGATACCTAGTCTAGCCGAGAGTGTGAGGACAAGGAACATCACCGGCAAGGGATCTACTAGGTATATGAATGGCTGCACTGTCGCTCTTGTGGTAAgcattttaatgtttttttgtAATTCATTGTTGAGATATGTATTGACTTCAAATATGATGGTTATATTGGTTTTTGGCAGGCATGGGCTGTTGAGCATGCGAACAGCCTTCTGGGAAGCCACCGGCCACCGTTCATGTATCCACGTCTCCTGCGTTGGAGCAACGCCCCATTCCCTCGCAAGGTGGACGCGATCGCCAAAGTTatgaaaaacttaaaaagatTTCAGGTTTGAATGTTCATTTCTAACATCGCAACTATTTTAACTTGATGCAAAACTTAACTTTTCGCCAGCATTAGGTGATCGGAAAGCTAGAGCCTAGGGAGGAGGAGTTGCACCTTCTATCGCGAGGAAGGCCACAAGTGCGGGCTCCAATAGAGATGCGAGGAGATGAAATTTTGCAAAAGGGTGTGCACGATATAACTCAGGTCTCTGCATACTCTTATTTCCATTTGGTACACTTACAACCACTTGGTAGACATTTATTTCTATTTGGCACTGCCCCTCTTTTCAATTGGTACACAATTAAATGCATACACTAATTAGGATATTTGTGTTGTTTTAGTTTCCGTCATCCAGCCAAAATGAGCGACATCCAATGGAATGCCTAGAGACACGAATGAGAGTGATAGAGAGGTCCTTAATCGCACATGGCTTTAATTTAGAAGACCCTCAAACATTTGGGTATGCCGAAGGGAAGAATGCTCGAATGGTCCTGTTCAATAAAAGGCTGTCGAGAGTCGAGAAGATCCTCCGAGACGAGGGACTTTGATACCAACTTTTCATTCTATTTTTCTGTTCTCTTGTCCCACATCGGTGTGGCATATTGTCATCTGAACATCTCAATGGATAATGCAGCAATGGGTTAGGGTTCTTGATATCATGAGCTGAAATGAGAGAATGTAGGTTCAAGCATTCATTCATTATGAACATATctagcggaaaaaaaaaaagattataaaTGTCATCTGCTACTTTCTTAATTGCCATAAAGAAGCATCATTTGCGATGCTAATCAAGCCCCACCTAATTTAATGTATTACAGTCTCTTACATTTTTAAGACTCGTGCATTCATGCCTTTTCTTTCTATAATCCGATTTTATCCTTagccttttatatatatatatattattttcaactatgtattataatatcttttttatcattttttattaaaaactaaaaataaaacactGCTGCGCATCACCTGGTAATAATGATCAATGCTCGGTTCACTCGAGATGCGGTGGAGACTGGTGCCGAACATGATTAGGTCCGTGGGTGATTGTCTTTCATATCACCCGGTGAAGTGAGCTGCGACTGGTTGTGGGTGATTGTCTTTGTCAACCAAGAGAAAAGAGATTTCACCAAACCATTCCAGAGTAAAACCATCCGTGTATGGATGGATACATAGTCATCCATGTACTGACTTGCCTCCTGCTATCGCTCGGCCACCTCGGTGCctctaaattaaaaataaactagaaactATCAACCATCCTTTTGCTTTTGCTAGATCTCCGTATAATTTCTCCTACTATTGGTGGTCTGCTTCGCGGGGTCTAGTTTATAAGTACATGTAAAAACCACACTTTCCCAAACTCGTCAACGCTATCTGTCTCCGCGTGCAGACATCCTTCGTAGAGGACTCCTCCATTTCCAACCAATCAACCCGTCCTCTCTGGTCTTCTGTCAAGCCGCCTCCAGGTCTCCCATTCGCTCACCGTCCGATCAATATCCGACGGTCCCGATGCCATCCACACCATCTTATAAACCCGTGgcccccctcctttctttttctctctttgatATTTCTTCTGTGGGGTTGTACCAAAACAATCgacagagaaaagagaaaggaaaacgAGGAAAGGAAAGGCAAGAAGAGACgaggggaaaaaagaagaagatttatttgcaattttatttatttatttatttattgatcgGTTCGTCGCCGTGGACGGGGAGAGCTCCCGACGCTAAAATGCGCGCATCGGGCTCCCCTGCTGTCCCGCGCCGCCTCCCCTCGATCTAGGGTTTCGATTGTAACCTATCTCTTTCTCTCGTCTCCTTCTCGATTTCTTCGCTTATTGTCGTTAATCATGGAGGGGAGGAGGGTTTCGAGGGCAGTGGCGGCGTTGTTGGTTCTTCTTCTGGTCGTCGTGGGGCCGGCGGCCGCCTCCGCCTCGGTCTGCCCTAGGGTTTCGGCCTGCCAGTCGATCCTGGGGCGGCCGGACTCGTGCCCGCGCCTGGCTTCTCCGGTACTCGGTGGTAATCTGATCGGCGTCATCGAGGTGAATACCTACCACAGCTAGTTAGGGTTTTCTTTAATTGTGGTTCTAGTCCGGAGAATCTCTTGAGGTGTCATAGATTGGTATGATTGCTGTAACAAAATATCCCCCCTCCAAAATTTGTTCTTTTTCACCTTTTCTTTTggtatgaaaataaatttttttggacAACgtctatcttttattttttggtctGGGGGGATTAATTTATTAACTGTTACATTTCGGTGGAGACTGAAGAGAAACGAATATCTTTGATTTCGTGAATTATTATACAAAAGCTAGCTTTCGATAAGAAAAGGTATTCTTTTGAGATATTAGGAATTTTGAGATATCTTTTCCTGACATATTAGTTATTATACTCATGGTAAGAACGGTAAGATCATGAAAACAAACTCTATATGTGACATTAGCTAGCAAAAATAGTTTCTTAGTTGGATACACAAGAAAGGAGCTTGTCTTGTGTGTGGGAGTTTGGTTGGAGATATTAAtccagggagaaaaaaaaagggtcagAGAGGGCATTATGATATAAGTTTATCGTCTAATTATGGGGAAGTGGATGTTGAATTGGATATCATGTATCTATAACTGAAGGATGTTTGCTTGGATATTTAGAACCTCGTTGTCTTTATGGTGCGACTCGTGTTTCAAAATGCCTAAAAAAAGACATTGAAGAATAGGATCAAGACTTTGGGAAGAGGACTTTCATGCTTATACTTCAGATTCTGGTCAATCGGTGGTGAAGTCAAAttgttttgttttgattttttctCTCAATGTTTTTAGGATGATAAAGTCTATCAAGATGAAAAAGATGTTGATTGGAGAGAATCTTTGGGAAATCCTAATTTTCTTTGTGCATGCAAAATACTTATCAGGGTGCTCTTTTTACCAATTTATGCTCATTATTCTTGAGGGGCTGCCTGCGACTTTTGACCATATATACCTTCCATTATGTCAAGACAGCTTTATATCATCTTGTAGTTGGTGGATGGCTGTGGCAATTTCCCTTTTAATCTCCATATCTTGCTTACGAGTTCCAACACTCCTAGGTCTCATAATTACATGCCAGCACAccatcttaattttttttaaaaatgttaACTATTAACAGAAGTGGGTCCCACtattttaaaatctttttttaattGAGATCCCATGCGAAGCCAGTGTAATTCCATTGTCACTTCTTTCTGCTCTTGCCTAGGGACATGCATGGGGTTAGAGAGCAGGTTCTAAGATGTGTGAAACAGGTCCATCTATCCAAGTGTCTGGAAGAATCCGAAACTAGAATCTTCTAAAATTCAGCCATGGGAATGTGTATATTATATATTCATCTTTAAATATGTATTCGCGTATGATGAGTAGTGAGCTAGATCTAGGCTCTTTAAAGTTCATCAAGTTTGGTAAAGTGGttgttaattattatttttagactTGATATATTTCATTTGTGAGTGCCAAAAGTAGGCATATAACCATGATTTCATCATGATTTGATGGTATGAAGTGTCAAGGAGTGTCATGGAATGTCCCAAGCGTCCAACAAGtcaaaaaacctaaaatttggaGTGTCCAAGGAACACTAGTGGGTTCCTGTTTCTCCTTATCTGATTAGGGAGTTGAAACAAGATAATGATTTGGACTTGGAgtcttttttttccctcaaagaaaaaagaatttgaGGCCATAACCCTAAGTCTGGCCACAAATGTTATATATAGTAAGACGATTAGATAGCTTTaatatatcttctttttttttgggtgtcaTTAGTTTTCCTAGTGGATTCGCTTGTTTCCTTTCACTTGTTGTTCTTAGACAATTCAATGTAATTATACATTCAATGGTGTCAGAGTTTTAGCTAACTGATTTGGACTTGCTCTGATGTTGTTTTAGTGAGGATCTTTTGGACTTGCTAAAATAAGCATTTATGTTAAGTTTATTTTCTGAACTTTTTCCATGGAATTGCAGCACAATTGTTTAGTGAACTGAAGGAAATGGACAAGAACATAGCATGCATATGATGGAACTAAAGGCTTACTCAGATAAACattcttttaatttatttttctttttgaatgtgCGATAACACATGTACTGGTGTGGTGAGAACAATTGCATTTTTGGCATGGTCTGATATAGTAGAATGCCATAGACTCTAAAGAAGTAACTAGAATGGCATGAACATGTGTATTGAGGACTTGAGGAGGTGCCTGTAAGGGGAGCTGCTCGAGTTTGTTTTATCAATTtatgaagaggagaagaagatgctAGCGATCTGGAAGAAAGTTGGGAAAATGGACTGAAAAAGCTCACAGTATCTCTAGTACTAGCACATAGTGGAAGTTTTTGACAAATGAAGATTCATAATGCTTTCCCTAAAAGATTAGATCTAGGCTTGTGGTTGCAATTGTGGTTGTCGGCTAAGTTATTAAACATCAAATGTTTATTAAAAAATTCGAAGTATGAGATTCATACTTGAGTCAGAAAATTCCgattttgttattattatactatagcaTTCTTTGGTTCGAATCAGGATTTAGATTGTGGTATGAATTTGTTTTATGTCATACAATATTCACTCTGTTGTATGGTTATGAGCTCAACACAAGAGATGTGCAATAATATGCACCATTTGATATTACAATTTGGCATGTACCATGACATGTCATAGCAGTATTCTGGCATATTATTATGTAAGAGTTTGGAACTTGACTACTTGCAGGTTGGTTATTATTTTCCTTTTGCAAACATCTCCAGTActcttttaactttttttatgtAACTTTTTTATCCAATATGATGTTAATCCATGTTTGTTATTGGTACACCTTTCCGTATAAAGGTGTAAGGATTATGTTGAGAACTTCTTTATCAAAGGAAATTGCATTTCCCATTGGGCATAAAGATGCTAGTTTTTTCTAGAAGGGTTAGAGTCTTGGATGAACACTTGAGTCTTGAGGTATGTCTACTTGTCACAAAGTATAATGAGAGTTCACTTGAACTGAGTTTTCCTAGTGTAGCTTAGTATTCTTTTAGCATATGTTTAGTTATGATGTGTTTCTTGCCATGCAGTTTCATGCAAGGTCGAAGGAACCGGTACCGGACACCGGTCCGGTTCTCCGGCGGGACGACTCggtacgggccgtgccgggcttgtACCGAAAGAGAAACcatgggagagaggaaaagagagagagagcaagcgaggagggagagagagagagggcgggATGCCGGCGAAGTGCCGACTAAGGCTGGAGGAGGCCATCGGAGGCTGGCCTCGGCCGTGGGTAACGAGGCTGCCGTCGCTGCTCCTGTTTCGAATGAAACAGGGTTCGGCCACGGCCTTAAAAAAATtttgcgatttttaagtgaagtcggcagccttaaaaaaatttcgtgaTTTTTAAGGGAAGTCGCAAAatcttgccgacttcacttaaaaatcgcaaaATTTTTTAAGGCTGCGACCGGACCCCATTTCGTTGGAAACAGAGGCAGCGGCTGCGACCTCGCTACCCGCAGCCTTCGCCGGCGTCacgctctctctccctccctccctaccCCGCtagctctctctttctttctctagcTCCGGCAACGCATTTCGTTGCCGGAACCGTACTGGTAAGCCACCGGTACGGCTCGGGACGGCTGGAACCATTCGATTCGGGACGATTCCGCCGACCCTGGTTTCATGAGCTAGTTACCAGTTGCTGTTGGTTCTTGTTGGTTTTTATAGATAAGGCTATGACGAGTGCATTGTGTTGTTTTGGAGGATTTTGGCCAGTTTACATGGACCAATCTGTATTGGCTCTTACTGATCGAGTTGGCTTGTGAACCGGTTGTACCAGGCCATTTTGGTGCTTAACTTGGAAAGTCATCTTCTGTAGATGTTTAGAATTAGTTTCGGAGCAGTATGTgagtttctctttttctttcaacatcCAAAAAgtgagaaggaaaaaagaaaaagaaggattcTTATGgaatgtaattacttttcttTACTAAAAAAGGCTCTTATGTTCAGGAAACATAAGCACAATGGCTATGTTTCATTAGCTATAGtttaaagaaaaatcaaaaacagTTTCTATTCTCAGAAAAGTTGTTCTAGTTgcttctaattttctttttaaaatatttttcttcgattatttttaattattattttttaattgagTTGGTCCCTATTTGGCATGAGCACTTTGCTCAATAGGTGATCTATTGTATTAGTAACTATTTAGTTATACCAAATACTGTTTCTGTGCATGCGCACTTGGGTGGCGggagtttttgtttttttgggggAGAGGGGGATGCAAAAGTATTATGCATTGGATTAGTTGTTTGTGAATAGAAGTAGACACAGAATACCTGTGTGATTTCATTCAAGAGATATTTTGTGCAAGTTCTGCGGCATCTTGAAATTAGGATCAGAGGGACATTATTGTACATGAAGCCTTGTAACCTTGAATCTTGACAGACTACTTATGCTTTCTACCTTAGGAGAGTCTAACCCATTAATGTTGCATTCTTGTTTAGGATTCATGGCTTATTCACTAGGAGCTTGGTTACCAGAtcttttaacctgtttaactttCGTTGTTAATATTTTGGTTTGCTAGGGACTTTGTGGATTGATGTGAGTCAAAATAGAAATCAGTACTTGAACTTAAATTGCTACCACGTCTATTCTAGGGTCTATTGTACAATTATCTTACTAATATTTGTATCTGATTCCCTTGCTTCAGGCTTTCCAGCTACTGACTGTCATTTTAATGGCATAATTTATCATGCATGAGTCTATTTTAAGCTTCTAAATGTTTGTTTCTAAATGAACTTCTGGTCTCAGAACTTCCAATTGCAAATATTTGCTGATTTAGTCATACTGATGCCAAATTATTGGATTGGAGTCTGGCAAGGGTTTGGTGTACCCATATCAGTAATAGTTGATTTCTTGATATGACTGAATGGTTCGATCACATTAATGAATCCTAGTTAAATTGTCCTGATTGCTAGATCAGTTTGCAAGCAGCAGGTTTTGCACATGTATCAGACATAGTTGCTTTCTAGATATGACTGAATGGTTTCATCACATTAAAGAACCCGATTTAAATTATCCTTAACTTCTCGATAAATTTGCAAGCAACATATATATGCAGGGAGAACCATATTTATAGAAGTGGCAATTATCGTACTGGAACACgaaagaattttatcttgttttctGTTTTGGCTTCCCTTAGTATGTGATCATAGATTTCATATTTTGAGTGTAAGCAGtttattttgatgttttgatTAAAGCATGAAGTCCCCTAGGTCAAATTCTATCTTCTTTCTGTGAGATCACAAATTAAATTGCACACCCAAAATACTACTTATTAAATGTGTACTATTCAAATGACTGAGTTGCGTGGACTTCGGCAATGAAGTGGGCATTGCAGTGTTGGTGGTAGAATCGGTTCTGGAGAAGGCATGTTAATTGGAATGAAAATTCCTTGTCCGCATAATGAATTTGTATTAAAGATTGACGGAGTACTCATTGAGGGAATATGTTCTTATGGCACTTCTCTGCAGGATCTCCATTCTTGTTTCCAGATTTGCAGCGTACAGTCTTTCCATTGCTTCTGATTGCAATGTTTGAGGACATGATCAATGAAATGTGAGAAAAGGTTCATTAATATCTTCAAGATCATTGAACAAGAAAATTTGTCTTTCAAGAAAATGTTATCTTATGATAATTGTATCTCCATGAGTTTAGGTATTTAACTCTTATGACATCTCAGTTTT is from Phoenix dactylifera cultivar Barhee BC4 chromosome 6, palm_55x_up_171113_PBpolish2nd_filt_p, whole genome shotgun sequence and encodes:
- the LOC120111032 gene encoding uncharacterized protein LOC120111032 isoform X5, producing METELIPVVDLRLLSQAELNTLSLSCPNAFDPHRCDDIVVPKIDRSVFNESAGSRKQTYSRLRLAPRKPNGPPSSFSSSSSIARRRPRGHLSSSPHSFSATSATDGTSAEDDDPGRRKNQQIVSFLRQLFAREDSSAPPPQLPSQSQTNLALTVATPISTHRNPDAGDSSSKALVVVDDRDREVLNAKGVAVDLVGLGEMVDPFGEKLRRRTAGLKAEEELLRFLSGLEGQWGNWRKRRKIVDASVVGDDLPRGWKLLLELKRKDGVAGLNCRQYVSERFKDHDQVHLDCLMSFDCPNGKQFVSCKEVSSYILSLISHPNEMRSVSVRNDGSTHELDKSTPRSQATGLAHQEDIVRENHSFSSVTPIASYLDDNQKQVVLYKVEKQTSDDLKNILECHACHLTFADKDTDMQHQLLFHQRSVKRRRLGKSIGDGVIVKDGKYECQFCHKTFSEIHRYNGHIGAHVRYQGLSAEGLPDIMTRKIFNPSPLVAVLYGFSETNLAKENEETCNAKSADELHVDSSECRIETKNPEIDHNAKSGGSKTTEVACTSISVDDQNNDHNLTNYKSDEIVRERNITDDKSAACMDAISPFVVDVNNVAQNCSRFTTREASTSNYVDDQPNNIDMIDYKCKVVEASSVEDLKCNDSQGNDSDGGGYILEDIIESSNTKDVKPDTCLDAVFSPPKNGDIATCETMTEIGPSSTSISVDNVNDYHMTGHKSEEVVDINNAVGVKPTNNEIDLSSCTMIPDIGKYGTDEKVNSERHLLTISGCHSFSDKEPVTGNIMPDEFNASCTDTTFVNGHTGVIETDAHRMFDIDMNESVLEEMDKPGNVLETCFVTSNAGCEEVVLSNVVANNDRTNSLQGNVAGTSSWVHSADGVPIVDMIPEQTSKMALIQRRGKAPSVGLKNMVNGRCYFSHFVHFTVTLVKSMSREQKERVTGTPFGHMLALPYIKQSRPVLDTLLSFWDDKKEGFWFGKVLVPFVGSDFALILGLSATGNEVQLHKEGRVKSDLITRFFEGDHKKADRDAVKNKLQYLVGKSEKQDVEDFTKLWVLYLFVTILFPSIHYYILKALCSYLDDLDCLGSYSWGLAVFAFLRQQIPSLAESVRTRNITGKGSTRYMNGCTVALVAWAVEHANSLLGSHRPPFMYPRLLRWSNAPFPRKVDAIAKVMKNLKRFQVIGKLEPREEELHLLSRGRPQVRAPIEMRGDEILQKGVHDITQGDEVVLQRALNIVYRKREDYIAMLFYAPWCPFSRICRPNFQVLSSLFPTIRHFAFEESVIRSSILSRYGVHGFPTLFLLNSTMRVRYRGSRNITSLVAFYNDVTGANPAVLDPIPVEKIVDPSTDTELKEDNEQENCPFSWGRSPEKLLQQDTYLVLAWSFVLMRLLYILLPKLNACVKRAWRRHMQYASLMSLQDRSQAYVDHVKQGFNRLNPCKRGNLQEGAMNAKVWASKSLASVSIGEPSSGRAYSAGDRR